From the Halococcus saccharolyticus DSM 5350 genome, the window ATCAAAACTGTTCCAGCGAAGCGGCCAGTCGCTTCGCTGGATTGATCTCCTCAACACCCTCAGGTGGTCATCCGATCGCCACCACATGATCCGAAAGATCCACACCTGAGAGATCGGCTTCCTCGAAACGTGCGTGCGAAAGATCGGCACCGATGAGCGTAGCGTCAGCGAGACGAGTGGCTTGTGATGACCAACTCGTCGGCTAGGTCTACCGTTTCGGCTTGGTTCGACCAATGGACACTCTCTATGCGCCATTGTTCGAGTACCGAAAATCAGGGCGTGGATGCTTCTTTGCCCCGTACCGAGGGTGATTTTGAAGTCGCTGGGCCGTACTCAGGCCATGTTCCGGCAGCTCTCCGCACAGCGGGGCAGGATCTCCGCACAGGCCTGACAGTGGTCGTGATCGTGCTGTTCGCACTCCTCAGCACACGCCTCACAGGCGTCAGCACAGGCCTCCGCGACCTGGGAGTTGAACGCGGAGTCACGAGTACACAGCCGCGCACATAGCGACGCGAGGTCGGCAACGTCTCGGCACAAGCGGAGACACTCGGCCATGTCCTCGCCGTGGCCCGCACACTCGTCGGCACACCACTCACAGACCTCTGCGGCCTCGATACAGGTATCTACGCACTCTTCCATCTCGTCGCTCAGACCGATCTGTTGGACTGCCATTGCACTTCAGATGATGGCCGGCTCCTTTTTCGCGTTTCTGGGTAACGATGTTCGGTTTCTCACGCGCTGATCTCGACTACTTCGGAGGGATTTCGTCCGACAGTCGTGACAACGAACCCTTGAAACGAGGAAGAACGAGTTCGCTCACCGAGAAATGGCACGTTCAAGGCTCAGCCGACGATTCATGACGGTTTGCCGTGACCTTACAAATCAGGAGGCAAGAGGTATCACTCGTTACGACGTCCATACAGTCATGACTGGAATCGACGATATCGATCACGAGATTCTCGAGTTGCTGATGGAGAACGCTCGTTACTCCTATCGGGATATCGCGGAACAAGTCGACCGTTCGCCACCGACGGTCTCAGACCGGGTCGAACGTCTCCAAGAGTTGGGGATCATCGAACGGTTCACGCTTGACATTGATCGATCGATGCTTATCGAGGGATCGACAGTACTCGTAGAACTCGATGTCGAACCCGGCAGCGGCGAGACCGTAGCGGACACTCTCACCGACGTGACGGCCATCGAACACGTCATTCAGACGGTCGACGCGACGGTGGTCTTCATCGCACACGCGAACGAGCGAGATATTAGTACCCTGCTCTCAGAAACGCTTGACGGTGACCAGGTCAGAGATTACACTGTGCGGCTGGTCAGCGAGTCGACCTGGGAGCCTCGATTGGACGAAGAGATGCTTTCAATCGAATGCGTCGTCTGTGGAAAATCTGTCGACGACGGTGAGACCATCGATCTGGGTGAGCGTACCCACGAAGTGTGCTGTACTTCATGTGCTGGCGAGATCAAAGAGCAGTACGACTCTCTCCAGCAGACTGTGGCGAACGAATAAGCAGTACCGGGACCGTGAGGGTCATTGAAACTTCAGACACCACGTCGATGCTCAGTCGTTTTGCATACCAGAGCGGCAGGATGATTTAGATAGTCATCCAGGTATCTGTGCTGAAATCCTCTTACCCAGGCATTGATTTTTGTGAAACATCCTGAGGTAAGGTTTGTGAATCCATCATCTGGATTAGAGCAGGCCAGTGATAAACCCGACACCCATAATAATGAGAACGGCGGCAGAGAACGCTGGAAGGTACGGCGTGTACTGTTCGACTTTCTCCTCGTAGTGCTGGTAGCCCGCAACCAAAAGCATCGTCAGTCCAACAATACCGACGAGTACTGTGAGTGCGTAGGCACTCATCAGTTCGAGACAGTACTCCGACCCGGTACACAGCGCGATGATCTCGAACTCCTCCTCGTGGGCGAATCCAAGGACGAATGCGAACCACGCGATACCGAGGAGGCCACGCTCAGCTGCCCCATCAAGATCCTCGTCTGAATGAGAATGTCCCCCGATGAACGGGAGGAATCCTTTCAGACGGGAAAGTAACCCCCCATGGTCGTCTGAGTGATTCTGGTCGTGCGAATGTCTGTGGTCGTCAGGTTGGTCGGATTTGTGGTTGTGGCCTTCGTGGGAGTGACCGTGACGGTACTCGCGGATGCCGAGGGCAATGAGTAAGACACCGGCCACGATACCGACTTGTCCCCCGATTTGGACGCCACCGAGTATCGTGATCGGGTCGTTGATCTGCGTGAGATTGAAATACTCTTTTGCATAAAAAAACACCCCCACCATCGCTATACTGCTGATGAGGTGACCGACGCCGAGAATGAAACTCGCCGCGAATCCATGTACCCATTTGTTCGTTTGATCAAGGGCATACGCAGCGGCAACGGGCCACCCATGTCCTGGTTCGATGCCGTGGACAGCACCGAGCGCGATCGCACCGAGGAGAATCAGAGGTGCTTCGGTGTGTAACATCTACCTTCGTATCCGCCGAGAGCGTGATTAACGGTTGTTATTACCGAAACGGGGGCATCGTCATACAGAGGGATCTTGTACAAGCACGACGAGGCAATACAACATGCGAACGAGCTTTAATATCCCCGATGACGTGGTCGAAGAGTTTGATAGAGTATGGAAGGAGGAAGATATTGAGAATCGATCCCGAGCAGTCAGAGAGGCGATGCTGGAGTACATCGAGTTGCACTCACGGCTCGAAGACACGACCGGCGAGGTCGTCGCACTCGTTGCTTTCGACTACCGCCACCACGACGTAATACAGGAGCTTCATGCTGTCCAGCACGGATATCAAGACGTCATCCTCAACACGAGTCACACGCACCAAGGCGAGTGGTGTCTCGAATCACTCTTCTGTCGCGGGGCCGCCGAACGAGTCCGTGAGCTCATCTACCGGCTCCGCGACTTCGACGGTGTACGTCGCGTGAAGGTGATGGTCATCCGCGATGGGGAGGCGTGACGCCTCGATATCGAGGTATGGGAGAAACCAGCATTAGATGTTGGCTACCAGTTCGTTACCGAAAGAGCGTGACTCCATGAGAATCCCGCTGAAGTCACTGGAGCGTGAAGTCCGTCAGGGAGTCACAAAGGTCGATCTATGACATGCACACCAGAGCGCATGAGGGTGTCATAGAACCCATCTCATGCCGTGAGCATCTCGCGGCCCGGGTTGTTTCCTTGTTTGTCGTTGGTGATCGCGACGACCACTCGGAGGCACAGCGCGAGGAACACCTGCGACCGTGCGTGGTGCGGCCTCGGGCGCGGACGGGCCCGAGGCCGCAGTTCTTGACCGCATCGTTGATCCGTTCGACCTGTGTCTGGCGGTTGTACGTCTCGTCTAAGACTGAGCGTTTGAGCTGAACGTCCTTGCTGTGGTTTTCGATGCGGTCTTCGACCCGGTACTCGATATCGAGCGGATCGTCAGTATTTTGAGAGTTGTACGGGGCGATTGGCACGACCCCTGCATCCAGCAGGAGATCGTACCAGTCCAGCGTGTCGTACGCACTGTCGGCGATCATCCACATGGCTGCTCGATGGCGAGCGCGTCACGAGTGACTCTAGGAAACTGCTGGGTGATGACTCATCGAGATGAGCGTTGATCGAAACATCACGAATTCCCTGGCTTACGGGTCCAGTGCGAGGAGATTCGAGTCTCCAGTGGCCGAGTTCCCATCCGCCAAGTATGCTGTATCGCTCAGCCCCGTTGCATCGAACACCGTCTCTTTCCCGAGGGAGGCAGTCGGCTGTCCCTGAGAATTTATCGCATAGACGGTGAGGAACGGTTGATTTGCAGTATCACCTGTAATAGCCGAAACGATTAGAGCGTCGTTCGTTGCAGCCTCAGGCCAAGCGTTGTTCGACGGCGGGTCGAACGTCCAGCGTTTCTTGCCAGCCACGTCGTATGCTGTGGCCGCGTCGGATCGTATTCGGGATCGCGTGTATAGAGTATCACCGTCGGGATCGAGCAAGAGCCACTCGCCATACGTATCGTCGCGCCAAACGATGGTGCCGTCGGTTTCGACTGTGACAACTGCCTTACCGCCAGCATAGAGACGATTGCCATCGAGCAGTAGCTCATGTATCGGAAGGTCGTGCTGCCAGTCCACGCTTCCGTTTGGACCGACACCGTGGAGAGTCGAAGCGGCATCCTTGCCGGTGAGATAGAAGACCCGCTCGGTGGCGGCCTCGACTCTAGTGGCTGGTCCATACTCGTATGCAAATCGTCGTTTACCGTCTAGTTCAAGGCCCACGAGACGGTCTGCGACAGCGACGTAGACCCCGTTGGAGTTCACAGCCACATCCTGAACGCCGATGAACTCACGCGTCCAGCGTACCTTACCATTAGCTGAATCGAGACCGTAAACGACTGTCGATAATGGTGATCCAGTTGTTGTGTGGCTAACAGTTCTCCGTTCCGAAAACTCGAGACCGGTGGCGACCACGAGGTCGGCGGTGACACCAGCGAGGGCAAACTCTCGATTCCGTCGGAGCGACCAACGACGCTCACCAGTAGCTTGGTCAAGTGCCTGGACGGCACCCCATCGTCGTTCCCCCACGCGGCCAGTAACGGCATAGACGGTTTCATTGGCGAGTGTCACTCCCCACTGGCCGCGGGCGATACGCTGGTAAGACGCATGAGAACCTCCGACTGGCTCTCCCTCGGATTTCATCTGCCAGATGATTGACTGCTCAGCAGGGTCGATAGCCGCGACTGCTGAGGGGCCGTTGTTTTCACTTAAGGTCGCGAACAGTCGGTTATCGGCAGTATCCAGTCCTAATACCTGCCAATCGTCGAGAGGCATGGACCACTGAGGCGTCCACTCTGAATCATCATCAACCGTCGCTGGCGTGGTCTCTGGTGGTTCATCGTCTACTGTTTCTGAAGTGGTCTCTCGGGGTTCGTCTGTCGTTCTTGAATGGAACGTTTCAGTTCGAGTGGAGGTCCGTAACCGATCGACAGCTGTGGTTGTTTCGACGGATTCGGATGGTTCCGTCGCCGCTCGTGTCGGATCGGCGTCTCCAGTTTCGCCGCCAATACAGCCTGCCAACGCAGCGCCTGCGAGCAGACTGCCGCTGGCGCGGAGAAGCGAGCGTCGCGTGGGTGCTGCCATGTTCGGATAGTCAACAGGTGGTTATAAGGGTCTTGTGTGGCCTCAAGCGGCATTTGAGCTAGCTATGACCTGTACTCAGTATCGTCCAAAGCTTCCCGGTTGACTATCTCGAAGTGCGTCGCCAAGTCTCGATTAATCAGCAGAGGGGGCTCGAGACACTCGAATTCGGCACCGTGATCGTCGGGTTTACTGGCTTCTATAGGATAACATCTAACCGTTAGACGCACCTAATAGGGCGTATGTCGAGCGCAAAGGCTGAGGACTACATCAAGGCGGTCTACCAGCTCAGCGACGGCGAGGAGCCGGTCCCGCCGTCAGAGATCGCCGAGGCCCTTGACGTGACGACCCCAACTGTGACCGCGACGATGAAGCGCCTCGCCGACCAGGACCTCATCGAGCGCGAGGAGTACAAGGGGTCACACCTGACCGAGGAGGGTGAACTCCTCGCCATCGAGACGATCCGCCATCACCGCCTGCTCGAACTCTTTCTCGCCGAGCAACTGAACTACGACTGGACCGAGGTTCACAACGAGGCCGACCGACTCGAACACCACATCAGCGAGCGATTCGAAACGGAACTTGCCGCCGCACTCGACGAGCCGACGGTCGACCCACACGGCTCGCCGATCCCGACCGCCGATCTCGAACAATCCAAAGAGAACGATGCTCCGCTCTATGAGTTCGGAGAAGGCGATAGTGTAATTGTCGCACAGGTGGCCGACCGCGATTCCGAGGTGCTTGACTACCTCGCCGAGGCCGGAATCACGCCCGGCACGCGACTCGAAATCAACGAGATCGCACCGTTCGGGATGGTTACTGTCACGCCCACGAATGAGGACGGAGACGAATCGGTTTCGCTGCCCGAGGAGATCGCGGCGACCGTTCGCGTCCGTGACCTAGACCCCGATGAGCCCGATAATGGGAGTGTGTTAGCAGGGTGATTCGGTCCGCGACAACCCGACAACAGAGCCGTACCTGAGTATCTACCCGCACGATACCTGGCCCACATGCCGTGTTGTGCTATCCCAAGTCTTATGTTTGCTTGATCTAAACCTGTGTTTAGGTAGTCGACAACAAGATATCCGAACCCTACAACAGTAGCAGCTGCTACGACAAATGATACATGATCGAAACTAACAACGGGTGAATGATACCATGGTAGAGGATGCTCTTATCAGATATGTCGGGACGAACAATGGCTCGGCCAGGGTGATCGTATCGTGAGCGACGTGGGGTGGCTGGCCGTCGTCGGGATCGCCTTCGGCGCACAGCTAGCCGTGTTGCCTGGCGAGAAGGTCCAGTTCATCATCGCGGGCCTCTCGACCCGGTACCACCCGTTGCTCGTCGTCTCGGCGGCCGGCACTGCATTCGCGGGATGGACTGCCCTCGAGGTCGTCTTCGGACAGCTGGTGCAACAAGCTCTCTCGGGGACCGTCCTCGCGCTGTTGACAGCGGGAATGTTCGCGCTGTTCGCTGTCCTGTTGGTCCGCTCAGCACCCACGGAAAACGACGCTACGGTAACCGACGGCGGTGCGTTCGATGCTGGCAACGAACTGGATGTTCGAATACCTGTGCTCGACCGACAGGTCCCGAACGTTCTCGGCGGTTTTTTGCCGATCTTCGTCATGATGGCTGTCGGCGAGTTCGGTGACAAGACCCAGCTGATCACGATCACACTGGCGAGCAACTACGCTGCGCATCCGACTGCGATCTGGGCCGGTGAGATGCTCGCTATCATTCCTGTAAGCCTCGCAAACGCCTACTTCTTCAACCACTTCTCTCATCGATTCGATCTACGGAAGGCTCACCTCGCGGGGGCGGCGCTCTTCGCCTTCTTCGCGTTCGATACGGTACTCGGCCTCGCAACCGGGTTTTCGCTGTGGGAGACGTTCATCGAGGGCGTCGCAACCCTGCTGACTTGACATATAGCAAGCGGACGCCCGCACCTTTAGGTGCGGGTCCAAGCGATAGGCCGTCTCGTGGACCACCACACCCACCAAAACCAATAGACTTAGGCCGTTTGGGGTCGATTCTCTGGTACGGCAATGAGGCGTTCCAACACCTTCGACGTAGCCCCTCGCTCGGAGTTGGACGGCGAGTTGCTACGGCGGCTATTGGACGCTTCTGCCGCTCTCTGGAACGAACTCACCTACGAACGCCGTCAACGGTTCTTCGACGGCGAATCCGTGTGGGATACCGACGACTACCGCAAGCGGTACGTCGGCGTCCTCGGGTCCGCGACCGCCCAGCAGGTGATTCGCAAGAACCGCGAGGCGTGGCGATCTTTCTTCTCGCTCAAAGAGAAGGGCGAAGCCGCCGGGCCGTCGGGCTACTGGGGCAACGAGGACGACGGCAGGGTATTGCGAACCTATGTCCGCAACGACCAGTACACACTCGAAACCGGCGAGCGGTCGCGCCTCGAAATCCCGGTCGGGTCGGACCTCAAGGACGAGTACGGACTCGGCCACACCGAGCGCCTCCGTTTGGAAGTACGCGGCGAACCGAAGTGGTCGGGCAAGCAGGGCCGTCTCGAATTGTACTACGACGAGTTGGACGACCGATTCAGGGCCATTCAACCCGTGAGCGACTGTTCTCCACGGGACACACCATTAGCCGACGAAACGGCTGCTCTGGACATCGGCGCGAACAACATCGTCGCGGCGACCACTTCGACCGGCCAGCAATTCCTGTACGGTGGACGCGACCTGTTCGACCGCTTCCGCGAAACGACGCGAGAAATCGCTCGGCTACAATCGCTACTCGCCGAGGGTCGGTACACGTCGGAGCGGATTCGACGTCTCTACCGGCGTCGGACGCGGCGGCGCGACCACGCGATGGACGCGCTCGCCAGAGACCTCATCGAGCGCCTCCACGCCGAGGGGGTTTCGGCGGTGTACGTCGGCGCGCTCACCGACGTACTCTCCGCGTCGTGGTCGGTTCGGGCGAACGCGAAGACGCACAACTTCTGGGCGTTTCGCGCGTTCATCGACCGACTTACTTGCACCGCCGAGGAGTTCGGCATCACGGTCGAAGTTCGCTCCGAAGCGTGGACCTCGCGGGAGTGTCCGAACTGCGGGTCGACCGGTCGGACTACCAGGCACCGCGATACGCTCACCTGCGAGTGCGGATTCGAGGGCCACGCGGACCTCACGGCGTCCGAGACGTTCCTGCGACGCCACAGCGACACGACAGTACCACGGCCGATGGCACGGCCCGTGTGCCTCAAGTGGGACGACCATCGATGGTCGGCGTCACCATGCGCTCGCCGTCCCAACGAGGAGCACACGAACCCGCAAGATGCCTCCGTCGAGGTGGGTCAGCGTGACCGACCCCGATCGCGGGGATTCCCCGGCCTTTAGGCCGGCGGAGGATGTCAACACGCTGGTGGAGTTGACTACCATCACCAGGCTGAAATTGAGTTGTTGCGCTAATCGTGTCTGAGTGTATAGTTCCACCGACGGGATTCGTGTAGAGACAGTACCGACGCTTTCGTAGTTTTGATCGATTCAGTATTAGTCGCCAAATATACTTCTCTCCGAAAACCCAGTTGGTGCTCGTCTCCAAACACCCTCGTCGAGGTCGATAGCATCGTTCCACTTCCCGACGATCGTCGCGACGGCGAGATCACCGGTGACGTTGTTCATCGTGGCGATCCGGCCGAGTATCGGATCCACACCGGCGACGAAGCCGACGACCTCTAGGGGAAGTCCGACCTGGTTGAGCACCACGGTGAGCATGACGAGGCCCGCTCCCGGCACGCCTGCCGTCCCGATGCTGATGAGCACGGCGACGAGCAACACCAGCACCTGCTCCGAGAGCATGAGCGGCTGTCCGACCGCGTTCGCGGCGAACATTACCGTGATCGCCTGCCGGAGTGCCGCGCCGTCCATGTTGGCGGTAGCGCCAACCGGGAGGGCGAACGAGTACACTCGCTCGTCGATCCGGAGGTCCTCCTCGGCGTTGGTCATCGTCACCGGGAGCGTCCCGCTGGAAGAGCGAGTCGCGAACGCAGTCACCATCGCATCCCTCGCCCCGGCGAGAAAGGCTATCGGCGAGACGTCGCCAATCACCTGCATCAGGACGAACAGATAGGTGATCGTGATCTGGGCGACGACCGCGAGAGCCACGGCCAGAACGAGCATCCCGAGCGAGGAGAACACGCCGATCCCTTCAGTACCGATCCCGGCCGCCATCAGGGCAAACACACCGATGACGCCGTACTCGAGCACGCCGCGCACCACCACGAACATCGCCTCGGCACCGATCTCGAAGGCCTCGAACAGCGAATCGACACTCTCGGCGTACTCGTCCTGTCGGGCACGAACGTAGGTAAGCGCGATCCCGAACACGATGACGAAAAATACGGTCGCAAGCAGATTTCCCTCTGCCATCGCCGCTACTGGGTTCGTGGGAACGATCCCGAGGACGACTTCGGTGAGGGTGGGTGGGACCTGGGACTCGGCCTCTCCGGCGACGAACTCGACGCCTCGACCCGGCTGGAGAACGTTTGCAACGACGAGTCCGATGATCCCCGCCATCGTGGTCGTCAGCGCATACAGACCAACCGTTGCGCCCCCGATGCGACCGAGTCGGGCCGGGGAAAGCTGGCGGATCCCGGTAAGGAGAGTGAACACGATGATCGGGACGATCAGCATGTTGAGCAATCGCAAGAAGAGATCGCCGAGCGGACTGAGGACGCTCATGCGGTCGCCGAAGAGGAGACCTGCCGCTGAGCCCACGACGAACGCGAGGAAGATTCGATACACGAGGGGGGTCGACTGATATCGCTTCCAAAGCGAGCCGAGAGTACGATTCATATACGGAGATAGTTTGCCACCTTCAAACAGGTCCGCTTTCCGTCTGTATCTGCAGGGATCTATGACGAACTGATCAGATGATCGTGACAAGTACTGGTGAGCGACAATCCACAGTTTCAGCGACACTCTCCGGAGAGACATAGTCCGTACTTGAATGTCCGTGACCGTCTATCACGATCTGATCGATGTGGTGCTGTTCGGCGTAGTCGACGATCGTTTGAGAGGGGCGACCAATTTTCGTTGTGGTAGACAGTCTGACGCCGTACTCACAAGCCATCCTTTGGACATCGGTAATGAGTGAGGTCACCGTGTCGTGGCCTTTTTCGTAGTAGCTCTTGAGCTCACTTTCTAAGGTTTGTGGAGCAAGATGGCTGACCTCGGCAGAATCGATGACATGAAGGACCGTTACCTCAGCACACGGATGCTCAGACAATATGTACGCTAAGCTCTTTTTGGCTTGAAGAAACTCATCCACCGGCACGAGCACGCGTCTTGTCATGTATTTTAGTCGGTGATCCGTGCTATTCAAGGGTGATAGCGATTCTCAACGTGTGAGAATTACGCCGATGTGTCTGTGTCGGAAGCGAACCACACTATGGCCAGAGACCGCGTGCTTCGTGGGCTTCTGCGAGTCGGGAGAGCGCAACGATGTACGCGGCATCACGCCACGACACACCTCGCTCATCGACTTCCGACCGAACTTCCTCCCATGCCGCTAGCATCTCTTTTTCAAGTTCGTCGTTGACGCGTTCGAGCGACCACGACCGGCGGTTAATATCTTGCAACCATTCGAAGTAGCTCACGGTCACGCCACCAGCGTTGGCAAGGATGTCTGGAACGACAGGGATATCCCGGTTGTCGAGGATCGTATCGGCTGCGGACGTCGTCGGGCCGTTTGCTCCCTCAATGATGATACTTGCTTGGATCGCGTCGGCATTCGCTTCGGTGATGACGTTACCGACCGCGGCCGGGATGAGGACATCCACATCGAGCTCGAAGAATTCGTGGCTCGGCAGGACGTCATCGGCGTGTTTGGTGACTGCTTCCGGTTCTTCATCGTGTGAGGGGATCGCTTGGACGTCGAGTCCATCAAGGTCGTAGACGACACCGTTCACGTCACTCACAGCGGCGATAGTTGCGCCCCAGTCATCGAGTAACCGAGCCGCGCTCGCACCAACGCTGCCGAAGCCTTGGACCGCAACCGTCGTTCCCTCTAACGAGCGGTCGTAGTAGTCACACACCTCGCGAGTGATGATCGCGACACTCCGACCGGGGGCTTCACTCCGACCGTAGCTTCCACCGACGACAGGTGGTTTCCCGGTGACGACACCCGGAGTGGTTTCGGCCTGCTGCATACTGTAAGCATCCATGATCCACGCCATCGTCTGTTCGTTGGTGCCCATATCAGGGGCTGGAATGTCCCGGGTCGGGCCGATGGCGTCTCGTATTTCCTGCGTGAACCGTCGAGTAAGGCGCTCCTCTTCGCCAGAGCTCAGTTCCTTTGGGTTAGCGACGACACCACCTTTCGCCCCGCCGAACGGGAGATCCAGAACGGCGCATTTCCACGTCATCCACATCGCTAACCCAACGCACTCGTCATGGCTGACACCGGGATGAAACCGAAGGCCACCCTTGTACGGTCCCCGGACGCTATCGTGCTGTGCACGGTACCCGGTAAACACCTCGACGGTCCCGTCATCCCGTTCGAGCGGAACCGACACCTCGTGAACCTTCGCTGGATGGTTGAGTCGCTCGACCGTATTTGGATCGATATCGATGTGACTCGCTGCACGCGCGAGCTGGCGACGGGCCGTGTCCAGTGCGGACTCGAATTCGGTCGGATCAGCCGGCTCCTCGGATGCACGTCCTTGTTGGGTTGATTCTGAGGCCATTGTTATTCGAAGGGAACCAGGCGGTTCCGTAGTTCACTGCCACAATCAGCACAGAGGCCGGGGTTCGATTCGGCCATCACGATCGTCCCACACTCGAAACACTCATACGGCGTTTCAGCCTGAGTATCGAAGTCGACATCTCGTGCCATTATCGGATAGTACGAACCAGTAGCAAATGTGCGGCTTTGTTAAAAGACGAAACTCGATCTCGATATGGAGTTCGTTATTGAACCCATCTATCCTGTGGTGGCGGCGGCTGGAATTCCGATATCATCGAACAGTGCGGAAAACAGCTTCCGCTGGACAGTTCTGGCGTGCCGATAGAATGCTGGCGGGGAGATTCCGAGGGTGTCTGCGACCTCTTCGCCCGTGCTTTCGCGTGGTGACTCGAAAAACCCGCTGTAGTACGCTGTCTGGAGCACTTCTAACTGCCGTTCCGTCAACCGGTCGAAAAACTCCGCGTGAAGATTGCGGGACGATGCGCGTTCGACTGTCTGTTTCGATTGGAGTTCGATATCCGTGAACGTCTCGGTGATGACTTGGTGTATGTGCCGAACGTCGACGCTACTCGGGACATCAACGACGAGCGTCGTGGTCTCGCCGTCGGCTGTGCTGCTTCGAAGTACGACTCCGTGATCGGCAAGATCGCGCGCGAGAAACGGTTGCGAGAGGTGGAGTCGAAGCACCGCTTCGTCCTCATCATCACTGATACGACGGACGTCGTTGATCGACACCAGGTTCTGTGCAGCGGCGACGACGGACTCGACAGTAGCACCCGTCACACTGATGAATACGTACACCCCCTCGGCAGCTTGCTGAATTCCGCCTTGGTAGGTGAGAGTACAGTCCGCTCGTTGTGCGAGCCGGGAAAACACGAACGCTGGATCCCGTACCTCGAACTCAAGGCGCGTATTCGACGTGGTTAGCAGCGCGTTCTTCCGCTCGACTGCGCTTGTCGCCGAGGCGATCGTCTCGCCAAGCTCCGTGAACACAGCCTGGGTCATCTCATTGAACGCATCGGGGGTGTCTGCGTAGACAGCCAGGACGCCATACTTGAATTCATCGTAAGCCAGCGGCACACTCAGCACGGAGAGGTACTCACGCGAGAGTGCCTCCTTTCGCCATGGCTCTTCGCGCAGTCGATCGGCTACGTTTGACACTAACTGTACTTCCTGTGTGGTTGCAGTCCGCCCTGCTGGATCCGTCTCCTCTGGTCCGACCGGGAACGACGTACTGTCCAGATACCCCTGTTCCGCCCCGTC encodes:
- the gdhB gene encoding glutamate dehydrogenase GdhB; amino-acid sequence: MASESTQQGRASEEPADPTEFESALDTARRQLARAASHIDIDPNTVERLNHPAKVHEVSVPLERDDGTVEVFTGYRAQHDSVRGPYKGGLRFHPGVSHDECVGLAMWMTWKCAVLDLPFGGAKGGVVANPKELSSGEEERLTRRFTQEIRDAIGPTRDIPAPDMGTNEQTMAWIMDAYSMQQAETTPGVVTGKPPVVGGSYGRSEAPGRSVAIITREVCDYYDRSLEGTTVAVQGFGSVGASAARLLDDWGATIAAVSDVNGVVYDLDGLDVQAIPSHDEEPEAVTKHADDVLPSHEFFELDVDVLIPAAVGNVITEANADAIQASIIIEGANGPTTSAADTILDNRDIPVVPDILANAGGVTVSYFEWLQDINRRSWSLERVNDELEKEMLAAWEEVRSEVDERGVSWRDAAYIVALSRLAEAHEARGLWP
- a CDS encoding rubrerythrin-like domain-containing protein — protein: MARDVDFDTQAETPYECFECGTIVMAESNPGLCADCGSELRNRLVPFE